The nucleotide sequence GACACCCTCGCGGAGGTCGACGTCATCGGCTTCTGCGTGCCCGCCGACGAGAAGATCGGCCCCGGGGACCGGTTCATCGCCCAGCAGCTCGCGGCCTCCGGCAACAAGCCGGTCGTGGCGATCGTCACGAAGACGGACACCGTCTCCCGCGCCGAGCTCGCCGAGCAGCTGCTGGCGGTCACCGAGCTGGGCCGCTCCGTCATGGAGGCCGAGCACCGGGTCCGCGCCGAGCGCGCCGAACGGGCCGCCCGCAAGCCCCGCCACCGCTCCGCGGCCGCGCACGCGCCCCGGCCCGACGCCGACGACCCGGGCTGGGCCGACGTCATCCCCGTCTCCGCCGTGGACGGCTTCCAGGTCGACGCCCTCGCCGGGCTGCTCATCGGCAGGATGCCGGAGTCCCCGGCCCTGTACCCCGACGGCGAGCTGACCGACGAGCCCGAGATGACGATGGTCGCCGAGCTCGTCCGGGAGGCCGCCCTCGAGGGGGTGCGGGACGAGCTGCCGCACTCCCTCGCGGTCGTGGTCGAGGAGATGGTGCCCCGCGAGGGCCGCCCCGCGGACCGGCCGCTGCTCGACGTGCGGGTCAACGTCTACGTCGAGCGGTCGTCGCAGAAGGCCATCATCATCGGCAAGGGCGGCGCGCGGCTGCGCGAGATCGGCACCCGGTCCCGGACCGCCATCGAGGCGCTGCTGGGCACGAAGGTCTACCTCGACCTGCACGTGAAGATCGCCAAGGAGTGGCAGCGCGACCCCAAGCAGCTGTCCCGCCTGGGCTTCTGAGCCACCCGGGGCCCCCGGATCGCGCCCCCACCCCGCCGCGTCGCCCGCCCCGAGTCCCGGGGCGGGCGACTAGCATGACACCCGGCGCCCCGGCCGGGCGCCGTCCCCCCGACCCCGGGCCCCGCGCCCGGGGTCTGCCAGGAGAGAGTCACCGTGTCCTCTACGCCCCCCGCCGCCCACGGACGCCACCGCGCCCGCCGATGGTCCCGGAAGCGCTGGGCCGCCGTCGCGCTGGTCGTCGTCCTGCTCGCGGTCCTCGGGGCCGGCGTGGCCGCGACCTGGCGGCTGCAGTCCAACCTGGACACCTCCCCGCTCGACCTCGGCGACGGGACCGGCCCCGAGGCCGGCCCGCTGGACATCCTCGTGATGGGCACCGACACCCGTGACGGCGAGGGCAACGACCGGTACGGCGACGACGAGGACAGCGCCGGCGCCGGCCTGACCGACGTCATGATGCTGGTGCACGTGAGCGAGGACCGCAGCGGCGTGACCGTGGTGTCCCTGCCGCGCGACCTGGTCGCGGACATCCCGCGCTGCACGGACCCCGAGTCCGGCGAGGTCCACCCGGCGGAGGAGGACGCGATGCTGAACTCGGCGATCGCCAACGGCGGCCCCGGGTGCACGGTCGCCACCGTCAACCAGATGACCGGCCTCAAGATCGACCACTTCATGCTCGCCGACTTCAACGCCGTCAAGGAGCTGTCCTCGACCGTGGGCGGCGTCGAGGTGTGCGTCAACGAGGCCGTCGACGACCCGAAGTCGGGGCTGGAGCTGCCCGCCGGCGTCTCCTCCGTGGAGGGCGAGCAGGCCCTGGCGTTCCTGCGCAGCCGCGCCGCCTTCGGCGACGGCGGGGACACGAGCCGGATCCGCTCCCAGCAGTCGTTCCTCGCGTCCATGGCCCGCAAGATCAAGGACGAGGGGACGCTGTCGGACCTGCCGAAGCTCTACGAGATCGCCGACGTCGCCACCCGCAACCTGCACGTCGACGAGGGGCTCGGCTCCGTCCCGACGGTGGTCGGCCTCGGCACGGCGGTCCGGGGGATCGACCTGGGCAGCATGGTCTTCGTGACGGCGCCCACCGAGCCCTACGCGCTGGACCCCAACCGGCTCCAGCTCGACGCGGACCCGGCCGAGCACCTCTTCGAGGCGCTGCGCGAGGACCGGCCGCTCACGTCGCCCTCCGCGGAGCCGGCCGACGAGCCGACCTCCTCCGCGACCCCGTCGCCCGACGCCGCCGTCCCGGCCCCCACGGTCGACCCGGCCACGGTCCCGCTCACGGTCGCCAACGTCTCCGGCGTCGACGGCCGGGACGCGGACATCGCGGACGTGCTCGAGGACGAGGGCTACACGGCCGTCGAGTCCGGCCCGCAGGCCACCGAGCTGCCGGGCACGCAGATCTTCTTCGGCGCGGGGTGGTACGAGGCGGCCGTCGAGGTCGCCGAGCTGCTCGGCGTCCCCTCCTCGCAGATCGTGCCGACCACCGACGTGGTGGGGGTGTTCGTGTCGGTGGGCCAGGACTTCCGCGAGGGGGACCGGCTCGAGCTCGGGGCGGGGCTGCCCGGGGACCTCAACGGTCAGACCGCGGAGCAGTACACCTGCCAGCAGGCGGCCGGCGACTGGTGAGAACGCGACCCGGCGCGCCGGACACCCCGTGATAGGTTGAACACATGCGGACCGGGACGCTCCTCCTCCTTACGTGCCGCAACGGGGCCTGACCCGAGGACTGGATGGCCGGCCTCCCGTTGCGGAGTTCCTGATGCCCGGCCACCCGCAGACGTCTCGAGCAGAACAGGCCCCTTCCATGCGCAACTACCAGCAGCCCTCCGGCATGCCGATCCACAAGTACGTGCCGTACCAGCAGCAGTTCCCGTTCGACCTCTCCGACCGCACCTGGCCGGACCGGGTGATCACCGAGGCGCCCCGGTGGTGCGCCGTGGACCTGCGGGACGGCAACCAGGCGCTGATCGACCCCATGAACTCCGACCGCAAGCTCAAGATGTTCGAGCTGCTCGTGCGGATGGGCTACAAGGAGATCGAGGTCGGGTTCCCCTCCGCCTCCCAGACCGACTTCGACTTCGTGCGCCGGCTCATCGAGGAGGACCGGATCCCCGACGACGTCACGATCCAGGTCCTGACCCAGTCCCGCGAGCACCTCATCGAGCGCACCTACGAGGCCATCGACGGCGCCGACAAGGCGATCGTGCATCTCTACAACGCGACCTCCACCCTGCAGCGGCGCGTGGTCTTCGACCAGGACATGGACGGGATCGTGGACATCGCCCTCACGGGGGCGCGGCTGTGCCTGAAGTACGAGGAGCAGCTGAAGAACACGTCCGTGACCTACGAGTACTCCCCGGAGTCCTACACCGGCACCGAGCTCGAGTTCGCGGCGCGCATCGCCAACGCCGTGGCCGAGACCTTCGAGATCGGCGGGGACCGGGAGATGATCCTCAACCTGCCCGCCACCGTGGAGATGGCCACCCCCAACGTCTACGCCGACTCCATCGAGTGGATGTGCCGCAACCTCTACAACCGGGACGCCACCGTGGTCTCCCTGCACCCCCACAACGACCGCGGCACCGGCGTGGCGGCGGCCGAGCTGGGCTACCTGGCCGGCGCCGACCGCATCGAGGGCTGCCTGTTCGGCAACGGTGAGCGGACCGGCAACGTGGACCTGGTGACCCTGGGCCTGAACCTGCTGACCCAGGGCGTGGACCCGCAGATCGACTTCTCCGACATCGACGACATCCGCCGGACCGTCGAGTACTGCAACCAGCTGCCCGTCCCCGAGCGGGCCCCCTACGGCGGGGACCTCGTGTTCACGGCGTTCTCCGGCTCCCACCAGGACGCCATCAAGAAGGGCTTCGACCGGATGGCCCGGGACGCGCAGGAGCAGGGCCGGGGCGTCGACGAGCTGGTGTGGGCCGTGCCCTACCTGCCCATCGACCCCAAGGACCTGGGCCGCACCTACGAGGCCGTCATCCGGGTGAACTCGCAGTCCGGCAAGGGCGGGGTCGCCTACCTGCTCGCCAACGAGCACGGGCTGGACCTGCCGCGGCGGGCGCAGATCGAGTTCTCCCGCGTGGTGCAGGAGCACACCGACACCTCCGGCGGGGAGGTCTCCGGCGCGGAGCTGTGGAAGGTGTTCGCGGACGAGTACCTGCCCACCGTCCAGGACGGGGACGCCGGGCGCTGGGGCCGGTACCGGATCACCAACATCACCACGACCTCCGAGGAGGACGGGGAGAGCACCCTCGAGATCGGCCTGGACGTCGACGGCGTCCAGCACCACCGCACGGCGCAGGGCAACGGCCCCATCGAGGCGCTGCAGACGATCCTCGCGTCCGAGGGCGTGGACGTGCGCGTGCTCGACTACAGCGAGCACGCCCTCTCGGCCGGCGGCGACGCCCAGGCGGCCAGCTACGTCGAGGCCGCCGTGGGGGACCGCGTCCTGTGGGGCGTCGGCATCGACGCGAACACCACCCGCGCGTCCCTGAAGGCCCTCGTCTCGGCGGTCAACCGGGCCGTGCGGGACGCCCAGGGCTGAGCGCCCGGCGCACCGTGCGACGGCGGGCCGCCCCGGACGTGGGGCGGCCCGCCGTCGTCGTCCCGCCCGGCCCGTCCCGCTGCGCCGTCGGCCTGCGCCGTCCGCCCCGCGTGGGACAATGATGCGGTGGCCAGGACGACGTTCGCATCACGCAGCTACCGGGACGACGCCGTCGTGCTGCGCACCTACAAGCTCGGCGAGGCCGACCGGATCGTCGTGCTCCTGACCCGGGACCACGGGCAGGTCCGGGCCGTGGCCAAGGGCGTGCGGCGCACGACCTCCCGCTTCGGCTCCCGGCTCGAGCCGTTCAACGTCGCCGAGCTGCAGCTGGTCACCGGTCGCAACCTCGACATCATCTCCCAGGCGCTGGGCAAGCGCGGCTACGGGTCGGTCATCGCCGCCGACTACGCCAAGTACACCGCCGCCGCGGCCATGACCGAGGCCGCGGAGAAGTTCACGGAGAACGACGACGAGTCCGCGGCCCAGCAGTACCGGCTGCTCGTCGGCGCCCTGTCCGCCCTGGCCCGCGGGCTGCACGAACCCGGGGCCGTCCTGGACTCCTACCTGCTGCGCGCCGTGTCCACGGCCGGGTGGGCCCCGAGCTTCACCGACTGCGCCCGGTGCGGCGCCCCCGGACCGCACGAGGCGTTCTCGGCCCCGCTCGGCGGCGCCGTCTGCCCGGCCTGCCGCCCGCCGGGGGCCGCCGCCCCCGACCCCGCGACCGTCGAGCACCTCTCCGCCCTGCTCACCGGGGCGTGGGAGCGGATCGACGCCGTGGAGCCCCGCACGGCCCGGGCCGCCGCCGGGATCGTGGCCACCTACGTACAGTGGCACCTGGAGAGGGCCGTCCGGTCCCTGAACCTCGTGGAACGGAGCTGACCATGCCCGGCTTTGCCGCCCCGCCCGCCCATCCCAGCGGCGCCAGCGCCCCGCCGATCCCGCGGCAGTTCGTGCCGCAGCACGTGGCCGTGGTCATGGACGGGAACGGGCGCTGGGCGAACCAGCGCGGGCTGCCGCGCAACGAGGGCCATAAGGCGGGGGAGGCGGCCCTGATCGAGGTGATGGCCGGGGCCATCGAGATGGACATCCCGTACGTCAGCGCCTACGCGTTCTCCACCGAGAACTGGAAGCGCTCCCTGGACGAGGTGACGTTCCTGATGAACTACACCGCCGACGTCATGGAGCGCCAGCTGCCCACCTTCCAGGAGTGGGGCATCCGGATCCGGTGGGCCGGGCGCAAGCCCCGCCTGTGGCGCTCGGTCATCAACCGCCTGGAGGAGGCCGAGCGGGCCACCCGCGACAACGACGTCGTCACCCTCACCATGTGCGTGAACTACGGGGGGCGGGCCGAGATCGCCGACGCCGCGGCCGCCATCGCCGCCGACGCCCGGGCGGGCGTCCTGAACCCGCGCAGCATCGACGAGAAGACCGTCCAGCGCTACCTCGACGAGCCCGACCTGCCGGACGTCGACCTCTTCCTGCGCTCCTCCGGGGAGCAGCGGATCTCCAACTTCCTCCTGTGGCAGTCCGCCTACGCCGAGCTCGTCTTCCAGGACGTGCTCTGGCCGGACGTCGACCGCCGCACCCTGTGGGAGGCCGTGGAGGTCTACGCCCGGCGGGACCGGCGCTACGGCGGAGCCGTCGACCGCGTCGCCGGCCCCGGCGCCTCCGCCTGAGGCCGGCGCCGTCGCAGACCGCGCAGCCAGGCGGCGAGATCCCTCTGCGCGGCCCGGCGCACGGCCTGCCGGGAGAGGTGCACGTCGTGGACGGCGCCCTCGTAGGAGCGCAGCGTCACGTCGGTGCCCAGATCGGGCGCGTGCCGGCGGATCTGCCGGACGTCCAGCACGGTGTCGGCCGAGCGCATCCGCTCGCTCCACCAGGGGCGGATGCACGAGCGGGCCGAGGTCTGCACCAGCACTGGAAGGTGAAGGTTCAAACCCTTCGCCACTTCACCCTGAGCCTGAAGGACAGCGTTGAGCCACCCCGGGGTGATGTCGAAGCTGGTCTCGGGCCGCCACCGGGCGTCGATCGGCCACTCGCCCTCCGCGTGCTCGCTGATTACCCGGTAGTAGTGGCTGCGCAGCCGGGCCCGCACCGGGACGTCCGGGCGCTGCTCGGCGAGCCGGGCCACCAGGGGGCGCAGGACGGCGCCCACGGCGTCGGAGCCGTGGCTGCCGATCCAGGGGGCGTTGAGGGCCAGTCCGTCGAGCCGGTCGGGGTGCCGTGAGGCCCACATCGCCGCGGTGAGCCCCCCGGTCGAGTGGCCCATCAGCACGAGCCGCCCCCGCGGACCGGGCAGACCGTCCTCGGCCATCACGCCGAGCGCCGCGGCGATGTCGTCGTCGTAGTCCGCGAGGTCCGTGGTGTGGCCCGGGCGGCCCTCCTCCACGGCGAGCACCTCGTCGGTGAGGTTCCGGCCGTAGCCGTGCAGGTCCAGGGCGTAGAACGCGTAGCCCGCGGCCGCGCACGTCCGGGCCAGCTCGGCGTTGAAGAAGTAGTCGGACCAGCCGTGCAGGTACAGCACGGCCCCGCGCAGTCGGCCCGGCACGAGCGGGACGTCCCCCGGCCGGTAGCGGACCACCGTGGCGGTGGAGTGGGGGGCGGAGCCGGGGTCCAGGTCCACGGTCCGCGCGCGGAAGCCGGGTCCCAGCACGTCGGGGACCCACGGGTCCGGGGGAGCACCCATGCCCTCACCTCGTGCGGGCGGCCCGTCGGGGCGCCGGTCCGTCAAGCCCCTCCGCGGCCGCCCGGCCGGAGGAGTGCCCTGTGGAAGACTGGGACCATGCGCTTCTACCCTACGTTCTTCACGGCTGTCTTCTCCCGGATGGACCCCGAACGGGCCCACCGGGTGGGGTTCCTCGGGATCCGGGCGGCGCGCGCCGCCCGGATCAGCACCGCGCTGCGGGTCTACACCCGGCCCGATCCCGCGCTCGAGGTGGAGGCGCTGGGCCTGCGGTTCCCGTCCCCGTTCGGGCTGGCGGCCGGTTTCGACAAGGGCGGCGAGGGGATCGGCGCCCTCACCGACCTCGGCTTCGGGCACGTCGAGATCGGCACCGTGACCGCCCAGGCGCAGCCGGGCAACCCCCGGCCCCGTCTGTTCCGGCTCGTCCGGGACCGGGCCGTGATCAACCGGATGGGCTTCAACAACGAGGGTGCGGCGGCCGTGGCCCCGCGCCTCGCGCAGGCGCGCCGCGAGCTCGAGGCGGACCACCGCGGCCGCGCCCGTCCGGTGCTCGGCGTCAACATCGGCAAGACCAAGGCGGTGCCGCTGGAGGACGCGGTGGACGACTACCTGCAGAGCGCCCGGGTCCTCGCCCCCCTCGCGGACTACCTCGTGGTCAACGTGTCCTCGCCCAACACCCCGGGCCTGCGCCAGCTGCAGGAGATCGAGAGCCTGCGGCCGCTGCTCGGCGCGGTGGGCCGCGCGGCCGACGAGGCCGCGGACCGGCACGTCCCGCTGCTCGTGAAGATCGCCCCGGACCTGTCTGACGAGGACGTGCTGGCCGTCGCGGACCTGGCCCTCGACCTGGGCCTGGACGGCATCGTGGCCACCAACACGACCATCGCCCGGACCGGGCTGGGGCTGGTCTCCGACCCCGCCGAGATCGAGGCCCATGGGGCCGGCGGGCTCTCCGGGGCCCCGCTGCGGCGGCGCTCCCTCGAGGTGCTGCGGCTGCTGCGCGAGCGCGTGGGGGACCGGCTGGTGCTGGTCTCCGTGGGCGGGGTGACCACGGCGGAGGACGTCCAGGAGCGCCTCGACGCCGGCGCGACTCTCGTGCAGGGCTACACCGCTTTCCTCTACGAGGGTCCCTTCTGGGCGCGCCGCATCAACCAGGGCCTGGCGCGCCGGGCGGGCCGCGCCTGGAGCTGACGGCTCACCGGGGCTGACGGCTCCCGTTACGACGGGGCGCCGCCGACCGCCGCCCCGTCGGCGGGCACAGGACTGCCCCCGGACCGTGCGGTCCGGGGGCAGTCCTGTCGCGGCCGGGCCCTGCGCCGGGCGCGGGCCGACCGGGGCTCAGGAGGGGCGCTCCCCGCGGGCGACCTGGGGCTTGGGCAGGCGGAGGCGGCGCATCGTGAAGGAGCGCATCGCGGCGTACCAGCGCACGCCGCGCTCCACGGTCCCGAACTTCGCCTGCATGGCCTTCTTCATCCGGGCCGTCGACAGCACGGCGTCCACGATGCCCAGGATCATCAGCGCCCAGATGAGGTAGACGCCGTAGGTGGCCACGTCCTGGACGGGGAAGAACAGGATGACGAGCGCGAGCAGCGCGACAACCATGAGGTACTCGCCCACGTTGATCCGGGAGTCCACCCAGTCCCGCGCGAACCGGCGCTGCGGGCCGCGGTCCCGCGGCCCGAGGAACCGTTCGTCCCCGGCCGCCATGCCGGCCTGCGCCCGCATCCGCTGCTCGCGCGCGGCGTCGCGGGACTGCGCCTTCGCGGCCTTGCGGTCCTCCGGGACCAGGGGCCGGCGCCGGGCCGCCTCCTGCTGCCGGCGGCTGGGCGTGGGCCGGCCCTTGCCCGGGGTCTGCCGCGGGGCGGCCACCGGTTCCGTGGGGGCGGCCGCAGCGGTCACCGACGTGGACCCTGCGCGGTCTGCTTCCTTCTTGCGTCCAAACACCCGTCAAGGATAGCCGACGGACCTGCCGGCCCCCGCCGGGCCCCGGACATAGGGTGGGTGCCATGAGCGAGCCCTGTGCCCCGACCGTCCCCGTCCCCGTCGACACCGTGCGCGCGGCCGTGCGCGCGGACATGCCGCGGACCCTCGAGCAGCTCGTCGAGCTGGTCGCGATCCCCGGCATCGCCTGGGAGTCCTTCGACGCCGCGCAGCTCGAGCGCAGTGCGGTGGCCGTGGCCGGCGTGCTCGCGGACGCCGGCCTGGAGGAGGTGGAGATCCTGCGCGTGCCCCTGGGTGACGGGCCGGGACACCCCGCCGTCGTCGCCCACCGCCGGCCCGCGCCCGGCCGGCCGACCGTGCTGCTCTACGCCCACCACGACGTCCAGCCCCCGGGCCGGCGCGAGCTGTGGGACTCCGAACCGTTCGTCGCCGAGGAGCGCGACGGCCGCCTGTACGGGCGGGGCGCGGCCGACGACAAGGCCGGGGTGATGGCCCACGCCGCCGCCCTGCGCGCCGCGACCGCCCACCGCGGCGACGACTTCGGCCTCGGCGTGACCGTCTTCGTGGAGGGGGAGGAGGAGGCCGGCTCCCCGTCCTTCCGGGACTTCCTGGAGGCCCACCGGGAACGGCTGGCCGCGGACGTCATCGTCATCGCGGACTCCGCCAACTGGGAGGTCGGCGTGCCCGCCCTGACCACGAGCCTGCGCGGGATGGTCGGCG is from Kocuria rosea and encodes:
- a CDS encoding DUF3043 domain-containing protein, whose translation is MFGRKKEADRAGSTSVTAAAAPTEPVAAPRQTPGKGRPTPSRRQQEAARRRPLVPEDRKAAKAQSRDAAREQRMRAQAGMAAGDERFLGPRDRGPQRRFARDWVDSRINVGEYLMVVALLALVILFFPVQDVATYGVYLIWALMILGIVDAVLSTARMKKAMQAKFGTVERGVRWYAAMRSFTMRRLRLPKPQVARGERPS
- the recO gene encoding DNA repair protein RecO; translation: MARTTFASRSYRDDAVVLRTYKLGEADRIVVLLTRDHGQVRAVAKGVRRTTSRFGSRLEPFNVAELQLVTGRNLDIISQALGKRGYGSVIAADYAKYTAAAAMTEAAEKFTENDDESAAQQYRLLVGALSALARGLHEPGAVLDSYLLRAVSTAGWAPSFTDCARCGAPGPHEAFSAPLGGAVCPACRPPGAAAPDPATVEHLSALLTGAWERIDAVEPRTARAAAGIVATYVQWHLERAVRSLNLVERS
- a CDS encoding LCP family protein — protein: MSSTPPAAHGRHRARRWSRKRWAAVALVVVLLAVLGAGVAATWRLQSNLDTSPLDLGDGTGPEAGPLDILVMGTDTRDGEGNDRYGDDEDSAGAGLTDVMMLVHVSEDRSGVTVVSLPRDLVADIPRCTDPESGEVHPAEEDAMLNSAIANGGPGCTVATVNQMTGLKIDHFMLADFNAVKELSSTVGGVEVCVNEAVDDPKSGLELPAGVSSVEGEQALAFLRSRAAFGDGGDTSRIRSQQSFLASMARKIKDEGTLSDLPKLYEIADVATRNLHVDEGLGSVPTVVGLGTAVRGIDLGSMVFVTAPTEPYALDPNRLQLDADPAEHLFEALREDRPLTSPSAEPADEPTSSATPSPDAAVPAPTVDPATVPLTVANVSGVDGRDADIADVLEDEGYTAVESGPQATELPGTQIFFGAGWYEAAVEVAELLGVPSSQIVPTTDVVGVFVSVGQDFREGDRLELGAGLPGDLNGQTAEQYTCQQAAGDW
- a CDS encoding GTPase Era, whose translation is MSEPTPAVPPRAGDSTTGEPVPFRAGFAVLVGRPNAGKSTLTNALVGQKVAITSSRPQTTRHTIRGIVHRPEGQLVLVDTPGLHRPRTLLGERLNDLVADTLAEVDVIGFCVPADEKIGPGDRFIAQQLAASGNKPVVAIVTKTDTVSRAELAEQLLAVTELGRSVMEAEHRVRAERAERAARKPRHRSAAAHAPRPDADDPGWADVIPVSAVDGFQVDALAGLLIGRMPESPALYPDGELTDEPEMTMVAELVREAALEGVRDELPHSLAVVVEEMVPREGRPADRPLLDVRVNVYVERSSQKAIIIGKGGARLREIGTRSRTAIEALLGTKVYLDLHVKIAKEWQRDPKQLSRLGF
- a CDS encoding alpha/beta hydrolase is translated as MGAPPDPWVPDVLGPGFRARTVDLDPGSAPHSTATVVRYRPGDVPLVPGRLRGAVLYLHGWSDYFFNAELARTCAAAGYAFYALDLHGYGRNLTDEVLAVEEGRPGHTTDLADYDDDIAAALGVMAEDGLPGPRGRLVLMGHSTGGLTAAMWASRHPDRLDGLALNAPWIGSHGSDAVGAVLRPLVARLAEQRPDVPVRARLRSHYYRVISEHAEGEWPIDARWRPETSFDITPGWLNAVLQAQGEVAKGLNLHLPVLVQTSARSCIRPWWSERMRSADTVLDVRQIRRHAPDLGTDVTLRSYEGAVHDVHLSRQAVRRAAQRDLAAWLRGLRRRRPQAEAPGPATRSTAPP
- the leuA gene encoding 2-isopropylmalate synthase, with the protein product MRNYQQPSGMPIHKYVPYQQQFPFDLSDRTWPDRVITEAPRWCAVDLRDGNQALIDPMNSDRKLKMFELLVRMGYKEIEVGFPSASQTDFDFVRRLIEEDRIPDDVTIQVLTQSREHLIERTYEAIDGADKAIVHLYNATSTLQRRVVFDQDMDGIVDIALTGARLCLKYEEQLKNTSVTYEYSPESYTGTELEFAARIANAVAETFEIGGDREMILNLPATVEMATPNVYADSIEWMCRNLYNRDATVVSLHPHNDRGTGVAAAELGYLAGADRIEGCLFGNGERTGNVDLVTLGLNLLTQGVDPQIDFSDIDDIRRTVEYCNQLPVPERAPYGGDLVFTAFSGSHQDAIKKGFDRMARDAQEQGRGVDELVWAVPYLPIDPKDLGRTYEAVIRVNSQSGKGGVAYLLANEHGLDLPRRAQIEFSRVVQEHTDTSGGEVSGAELWKVFADEYLPTVQDGDAGRWGRYRITNITTTSEEDGESTLEIGLDVDGVQHHRTAQGNGPIEALQTILASEGVDVRVLDYSEHALSAGGDAQAASYVEAAVGDRVLWGVGIDANTTRASLKALVSAVNRAVRDAQG
- a CDS encoding isoprenyl transferase, which gives rise to MPGFAAPPAHPSGASAPPIPRQFVPQHVAVVMDGNGRWANQRGLPRNEGHKAGEAALIEVMAGAIEMDIPYVSAYAFSTENWKRSLDEVTFLMNYTADVMERQLPTFQEWGIRIRWAGRKPRLWRSVINRLEEAERATRDNDVVTLTMCVNYGGRAEIADAAAAIAADARAGVLNPRSIDEKTVQRYLDEPDLPDVDLFLRSSGEQRISNFLLWQSAYAELVFQDVLWPDVDRRTLWEAVEVYARRDRRYGGAVDRVAGPGASA
- a CDS encoding quinone-dependent dihydroorotate dehydrogenase, which gives rise to MRFYPTFFTAVFSRMDPERAHRVGFLGIRAARAARISTALRVYTRPDPALEVEALGLRFPSPFGLAAGFDKGGEGIGALTDLGFGHVEIGTVTAQAQPGNPRPRLFRLVRDRAVINRMGFNNEGAAAVAPRLAQARRELEADHRGRARPVLGVNIGKTKAVPLEDAVDDYLQSARVLAPLADYLVVNVSSPNTPGLRQLQEIESLRPLLGAVGRAADEAADRHVPLLVKIAPDLSDEDVLAVADLALDLGLDGIVATNTTIARTGLGLVSDPAEIEAHGAGGLSGAPLRRRSLEVLRLLRERVGDRLVLVSVGGVTTAEDVQERLDAGATLVQGYTAFLYEGPFWARRINQGLARRAGRAWS